ATCACCGGTGGCCATCTTCTGGCGATTCCGAACCATAAGGAAGATTTGGCCCCGCAAATTGCGATGATCAAAGACATGCAGAAGCCGCTTCTGGGAATCTGTCACGGATTTCAACTCATAGCCTACACTTTCGGCGCCAAGCTTCACTACCGCACCGAACGGCTCAAAGGAATCATCGAGGTCAATGTCTCTAAAACCGATCCTATCTTCGGTGAACTTACGAAGTTCGACGCGTTTGTGTCACACAAATATTACATCATGCGTCTGCCGAAAGAGCTTATCGAATTAGCGAGATCAAAATACAATATCGAGGCATTAAAACACAATAATCGGCCAATTTATGGCTTTCAGTTTCACCCTGAAGTAATAACCCCGGGCAACACCAGCGGCCAAATATTGATCAATCTTTTTCGTGAAATTGAAAAACGCTCGTAATTTCTATTTTTCATCAAATTTTTATTACTTTTTTGACAGAATCTTCAAAAGTTTTATAATGGAAGTAGCTATTATTTCTCGGAGGGATTTTGGCAAACGACCCAAAAACCACAGCTCCCAAGATTGACTTGTCCAACGAGAAGCCGCTTTTTCAGTGGAAAGCAAATGAATTTGCGGAATATTCCAAAAATTCTTCTTGGTATCTATTGGTGATCGTGGTTGCGATTGCAATTGCAGCCGTGTTTTGGTGGCTTAAGAACTGGACTGCCATCGGAGTTGTAGCGGCAGCGGCTATTGCCCTCATTGCACAAGCCAAGACCAAGCCGAAAAGTGTATCTGTCCAGCTATTTAGGGAAGGTATTGTTGTAAATAATAAAGTCTATCCTTATGATTCCTTAAAATCTTTTTGGATTATTTCCGGAGACCATCCGGTTTTTCGGCTCGAGCAAACCGGGTTTCTAAGGCCGCACATCAATGTGCCTATTGCCGAAGAAGATCCAGCACAGATTCAGCTTTTTTTGGCAAAATTTTTACCTGAAAACGAGAAAAAAGGCGAGGATATTGCCGATATCATCCAGAGATGGACGCGATTCTAAAGAAGTTAAAAGTGGAAAGTATAAAAAAATGCACAGGAGAGTGCTTTTTTGTTTGGTTTTCTAAAGAGGCTTTAATTCGTCCTTAAATCTTTCAATCATAAATTTAAGATCAGGAGTGAAAGAATCTGGATTTTTATCGATCTCGTGCAAAAGTTCGTCCATTGAGAAAACTTCTATTCCACACGATTCTCCGTCGACAAATTTCAACACACCATTATAATAGCCGATGTAATAACAAGTAATATACGGCTGAATGAATTTTTTACCATCAATTGAAGTTCTCTCTGAATCCAAATCTGCCGGCCCGAGCAATTTTTTAACGAGTCCAATAACTTCAAGATTTGTGGATTTCACAGCTTTTGAAAAATCCTCGTCGCTAATTACTGCGACTGGAATCCCAAGTTCCTCGGCACATTCACGAACGACCGTGATCTCCCAGTGTCCCCCGGAGCTAAGATGCCCCCCTACTGTCTTGTCGTATAGCCCAGGGTTTTCAGGTTTTATTCGGCTTCTCTTTTGCAAATAAATCCTGCCGTCCGTGTTCAGAAGAAGTAGTCTGATAGATTTAACCCTACTAGAGACTTTTCCCGTCTTTTCAAACTCTTCTTTGCTTTCAATAAAGTATTTCTTCCGGTCTTCAACCCTAAGTAGGTTGCCTTCGAGATCATATATATCTAATTTCTCAGCCATATTGATTCCATAATATTAACTTCGGCCTCTGATTTTGAGTTATGGTACGCCCGGCAGGAATTGAACCTGCGACCTTCTGGACCGCAACCAGACGCTCTATCCACTGAGCTACGGGCGCAAACACGCATTATATTAGCATTATTTTAAGATTATTTCTAGACTTTCCACTTTGCACTTTTCACTTGAAACTATTTTATCCGTGCGCCACTACAACGCCGTACACTTTCTTCGCCCCGGCGGCCTTTAGAACTTTCGCACATTCGTTTAAGGTTGTTCCGGTAGTCGCAACATCATCAATCAATAAAACGTTTTTTCCGTGCACAAATTCATCGTCTTCAACGCGAAAAACCCCTGTAAGATTAGAAAGCCTTTCGTTTCGCTTAAGGGTAGCTTGGGGTTTTTGATCTTTTATTCTTGATAGCGCATCACAGCCGGGAATTCCAAGCTTATTTGAAACGTATTTTCCGATCAATTCTGACTGGTTGAATCCCCTTTCTGCCTTCCGTTTCAGCGAGAGTGGAACTGATACAATTACACAATTATCGGGTATAGCTTCGAGCAATAATCGCTCTACCAACAATTCTCCGAGTATGCCGGCAAGGTCGACAAATCCTGAATATTTTAAGTGATGAATAATTTCCTTTGTCGGTCCCGCGTCATAAGTCGCAGCCGACATAATGCCATTTATCATAAAACCCAGGTTTTTTTGCAGTTGAGACAATACGAGCCAAATTTGATGATTTTACCGCATTCCGGACAAGTCGATGTGGCGATTTTTTCGATTTTACTGGCACAACCAAAACACAAATGATTGCCATATTTGCCACAAGAAATACATTTTTTCGGATAAAATATGTCAATGATCGTATTTAGATATTGTCTGGTTAAACCCATACATATATAATTAATGTTTTGCTGTTGACTAGTTTTTTTTACTGATTTACAATTACATTGTATATTATAATTGAATATCGCAATTATTCTGGATATCCTGAGGATTTGCCGCTCAAAGGAGGGAAATGACAGAGGAGGACAAAAATGACTGGGCGGATGGCGAAAGTGAAGGACAACTAGCAATAGATGTCTATCATGACGACCAAGCCGTATATATTTTGGCGCCAATAGCCGGTGTCAAGGCTTCTGATGTTGACATTTCCATCACAGATGAGGTTGTTACCATACGCGGCGAACGAAGCCCCGGTCACGATACCGGAGACGAAAAACATTTTACAAAAGAGTGCTATTGGGGGCCATTTTCCCGATCTTATGTTATGCCTATTGCGGTCGCTTCCGAAAAAGCAAAGGCAATACTTAAAGACGGCCTTCTTAAAATTGTGATTCCAAAAGACGAAAAAGTTAAAACAAAAATAATAAAAGTTGAGGAATAGTTCACAATTAGTAGTTTGTAGTCCTTGGTTTGCTAATTAATTACCGCTTGGAGCTTGGCGGTAATTTGTGTTTTAATTAAGGTGTGATGGTTTTCCCTACTGACTACGGACTACCCCCTAATGACTAAAAGGAGTTTTTATGAAAATTCGCAAAGCCGTTATTCCGGCAGCAGGTTACGGAACAAGATTTTTGCCGGCAACCAAATCTATCCCAAAAGAAATGCTGCCGATTGTCGACAAACCAACCATTCAGTATGTGATCGAAGAGGCTGTTGAGTCAGGAATAGAAGATATCATTATCGTCACCGGTAGTACCAAGAGAGCAATCGAGGACCACTTCGACCACAGCCTGGAACTTGAAGGACAACTACAAAAAGCGGGAAAGATAGATCAATTAGAACAAATCCAAAAAATTGCCAGGATGGCGAATTTTATTTACGTGCGCCAGAAAGGGGCTTACGGTAATGGTACGCCTGTTCTTAACGCAGAGCACATCATAGGAAATGAGCCTTTTGCAGTTCTTTGGGGCGATGAGTTTATTGCTGGTAATCCTCCGCGATTGAAACAGTCGATAGAAGTATTTGACGAGTTTAAGAGGCCAGTTATTTCAGCTGTTCGAGTCGAAAAAAAGGAAGATCTGTCCCGTTATGGCATTGGCGATGTAACGCTGGTAAGAGACAATATCTTCGAAATTAACGAGATAGTCGAAAAGCCTGATCCGGACAAAGCGCCGTCAAATTTAGCCACGCATGGAGCCTACATCCTAACTCCAGATATTTTTGATGCTTTAAAGAGTCAGAAACCTGGAAAAGGCGGTGAAATTTGGTTAGTAGATGGAATAAATGAACTTAAAAAGAAGGGTCCGATCTATGCCTGCGAAATTAAGGGCGGCAAATATTATGACTGCGGGAATATTACAGAATATCTAAAGACCAATGTCGAGCTTGCCTTGAAGCGCCCGGATCTCCAGGAGGAATTTGGGGAATTTATAAAAGAAACTGCCTCGAAATTGTAAAAGTGGTTGTTTTGTACAAAATGTTGTATCATGTTATCAGATACATTGATAGATGTCCTTGTTTATAAAAGGTGAGGGGATATGGAAATTAAAGCTGGGTTTTTGAAAAAAATCAGTCTAGTTCTCTCGATTTTGCTTTTAGCCATTCTTACATCAGGGTGCTCCATAAGATCTACGGGCACAACAGAATCAAAAGTTATAACCATATGGGGCTTTGAAGATGAGGATACTTGGAAGCCAACAATAGACGAACTATCCCAAGGAAGCCTAAACGGATACGAAATAAACTACGTCAAAAAAACTCTCGACGCCAACTATGAGAATGATTCTTTGAATTCAATTATGTCTGGCCAAGGGCCAGATGTTTGGGCCATGCCAGCAGATTGGGTTTATCGACACAAAGACAAGCTGGCACCCATGCCAGATGATATGTTGAAAGACATTGACCTGGATAATAAATTCGTCCCAGCCATCAAACAATCTCTTGATTTTGACGGGAAGCTTTATGGGCTTTCGCCGGTTGTTAACACCTTAATGCTGTATATAAACAAATCAGTTACCGCCCAAGTTCTTTCCGAATTTAATCAATCCGATGCCGCGACTAATGCCGAACAAGCCGATAAGGTAAATACTCTCCTAAACTCAACTCCGCAGACCTGGACCGAATTTGCCGACTTTGCAAATCTTGTTACCAAGAAAAATGGCGACCAAATTGTAAGAAGCGGTGTTGCCCTGGGTACAAGCCAGAACGTCACGATCTCCGAAGACCCTCTGTATGCGATGATGCTCCAAAATGGCACAGCCATGACATCTAACGACTTGCAAACCGCTACGTTTAACTTGCCTTCTTCGGGAGGATCAGACATACCGGGAAAAAGAGCTCTAGACTTCCTTGCAAGTTTTTCCAAACCGGGTTCTGCCAACTATTCCTGGAATGGAAGCATGCCGAAAGACATCGAGGCATTTGCAACCGGCAAAACTGCGATGGTATTTGCGTATGAATCTTTTGCGAATTACATGGATCAAAATTACCCAAATGTTGAATATTCACAGTCGGCCCTTCCTCAAATTGGCGGGGCAGATGAAAAGATTGTGGATTTTGCGCGATTTAACGCCTTGGTGGTACCAGGATTAACAAAGTTTCCACAAGAGGCATGGGAAGTTGTTTCTGCTGTTTCTACCGAACATGCTACCGATTTTTCTAGTGCACTAAAAATTACGACTTCACAAAAAGACAATGCTATGATCAAAGTCCTGAAAGACCGGGCGGGAAACTCTGACGTCGGCAGCTTTCAGGCCCAAACCGCTGTTACATGGAACA
This DNA window, taken from Patescibacteria group bacterium, encodes the following:
- a CDS encoding NUDIX domain-containing protein — its product is MAEKLDIYDLEGNLLRVEDRKKYFIESKEEFEKTGKVSSRVKSIRLLLLNTDGRIYLQKRSRIKPENPGLYDKTVGGHLSSGGHWEITVVRECAEELGIPVAVISDEDFSKAVKSTNLEVIGLVKKLLGPADLDSERTSIDGKKFIQPYITCYYIGYYNGVLKFVDGESCGIEVFSMDELLHEIDKNPDSFTPDLKFMIERFKDELKPL
- a CDS encoding gamma-glutamyl-gamma-aminobutyrate hydrolase family protein (Members of this family of hydrolases with an active site Cys residue belong to MEROPS family C26.), which codes for MKVLLIDNNTKHLKELRDLIEGCGHTSDTIKYTEASSAIADRYDLSIITGGHLLAIPNHKEDLAPQIAMIKDMQKPLLGICHGFQLIAYTFGAKLHYRTERLKGIIEVNVSKTDPIFGELTKFDAFVSHKYYIMRLPKELIELARSKYNIEALKHNNRPIYGFQFHPEVITPGNTSGQILINLFREIEKRS
- a CDS encoding extracellular solute-binding protein, which produces MEIKAGFLKKISLVLSILLLAILTSGCSIRSTGTTESKVITIWGFEDEDTWKPTIDELSQGSLNGYEINYVKKTLDANYENDSLNSIMSGQGPDVWAMPADWVYRHKDKLAPMPDDMLKDIDLDNKFVPAIKQSLDFDGKLYGLSPVVNTLMLYINKSVTAQVLSEFNQSDAATNAEQADKVNTLLNSTPQTWTEFADFANLVTKKNGDQIVRSGVALGTSQNVTISEDPLYAMMLQNGTAMTSNDLQTATFNLPSSGGSDIPGKRALDFLASFSKPGSANYSWNGSMPKDIEAFATGKTAMVFAYESFANYMDQNYPNVEYSQSALPQIGGADEKIVDFARFNALVVPGLTKFPQEAWEVVSAVSTEHATDFSSALKITTSQKDNAMIKVLKDRAGNSDVGSFQAQTAVTWNKGRYPLNIDSIFTTMINNVSSSGQDTKAALDTAASQVTQILRKTTW
- the galU gene encoding UTP--glucose-1-phosphate uridylyltransferase GalU, encoding MKIRKAVIPAAGYGTRFLPATKSIPKEMLPIVDKPTIQYVIEEAVESGIEDIIIVTGSTKRAIEDHFDHSLELEGQLQKAGKIDQLEQIQKIARMANFIYVRQKGAYGNGTPVLNAEHIIGNEPFAVLWGDEFIAGNPPRLKQSIEVFDEFKRPVISAVRVEKKEDLSRYGIGDVTLVRDNIFEINEIVEKPDPDKAPSNLATHGAYILTPDIFDALKSQKPGKGGEIWLVDGINELKKKGPIYACEIKGGKYYDCGNITEYLKTNVELALKRPDLQEEFGEFIKETASKL
- a CDS encoding ComF family protein yields the protein MINGIMSAATYDAGPTKEIIHHLKYSGFVDLAGILGELLVERLLLEAIPDNCVIVSVPLSLKRKAERGFNQSELIGKYVSNKLGIPGCDALSRIKDQKPQATLKRNERLSNLTGVFRVEDDEFVHGKNVLLIDDVATTGTTLNECAKVLKAAGAKKVYGVVVAHG
- a CDS encoding Hsp20/alpha crystallin family protein, with protein sequence MTEEDKNDWADGESEGQLAIDVYHDDQAVYILAPIAGVKASDVDISITDEVVTIRGERSPGHDTGDEKHFTKECYWGPFSRSYVMPIAVASEKAKAILKDGLLKIVIPKDEKVKTKIIKVEE